The Deltaproteobacteria bacterium sequence TCGTATCTCGTGGCGTTTTGCTTCTTCCTCTCCATCGCCCTCGGCGGGTTCTTTTTCGTGCTCGTGCAGTATCTCGCGCGCGCCGGATGGAGCGTGGTGGTGCGCCGCACGGCCGAAAACCTGATGGGCACGCTGCCGGTGTTTGCGTTGCTCTTCATCCCGATCGCGCTCGGCATGCACGACCTCTACCACTGGACGCACGAAGAGGCCGTCGCCGCCGATCACCTGCTGCAGGGCAAATCGCCGTTTCTGAACACCGGCTTTTTCCTCGTACGCGCGGCGATCTACTTCGTGGTATGGGCGGGGGCGTCGTGGTATTTCCGCGGCCGATCCATCGCGCAGGACGAAAGCGGCGACAAAGAAACCACCCGCAAGACGCAGGCCGTGGCCGCGCCCGCGCTGATGCTTTACGCCCTGTCTCAGACGTTCGCGTCGATCGACTGGCTCATGTCGCTCGATCCGCACTGGTACTCGACGATGTTCGGCGTGTATTTCTTCTCGGGCAGTCTTGTCGCGGTGATCGGCTCGCTCTCGGCCGTCTCCCTCGTGATGAAGCGGATGGGACTGCTGGCCGAGGTCATCACCGCGGAGCATTACCACGACCTGGGCAAGTTGCTGTTCGGATTCACGGTTTTCTGGGCGTACATCGCCTTCTCGCAATTCTTCCTCATCTGGTACGGCAACATCCCCGAGGAAACCCTGTGGTTCCACCACCGGCTCGAGGGGTCGTGGAAGTCGTTCACGCTCTTCCTCGCGGGCGGGCACTTCGTCGTGCCGTTTTTCATCCTCATCAACCGGACGATCAAGCGCATCCCCGCCACGCTGCTCATCATGGCGCTGTGGATGCTCGGGATGCACTATCTCGACCTCTACTGGCTCGTCATGCCGATTTTGCATCCCCACGGCGTGCATTTCGCGCTCGTCGATGTGACGACGTTCGTGGGAATCGGCGGATTCTTTTTCGGTGCTTTCGCCTGGTTGACCAAACGGGCGGCGCTCGTGCCGCATCGCGATCCGCGTCTGCACGAATCGCTGCGTTTCGAGAACGCGTGAGGTGACGAACGTGTCCACGACTCCGAAAAATGAAAACGACAAGGCGTCGGTTCTCAGCAACGTCGCCAACATCCTCGGCGTATCCGGAACGCAGGAAGGCCGCGTCGGGGCGCCCGACGAGCAGGCGCTGGCGAAATTGGGGGTCGAACCCGACCACCATCCCGTCCTGTATTTCTGGGGCTTCCTCGCGGCGACCACCCTGTTCGTCATTTTCTCGGTCGCCGGGGTGTGGCAATTCGTCGGCATGAGCACGCAGGCCGAGGTCCTGAAAAAGGACCTGTCGGTCGTCGATTCCCGCCTGCCCGAGGTCCGCGCCTACGAGGCGAAGCTCCTGGGCGAGTACGACCTGGTCGATGGCGAGAAGGGTTTGTACCGAATACCCGTCGCGGAGGCGACAAAGATCATAGTTTCGAGTCCGAAACTCGTGGAAAATGTTGCCGCACTTACGACAGCGACCGCGCAACCTGCGGCGGCATCCCCCACGACGGAGGCGGCGAAAACGCCTTGATTGCGACGCACGTCAATTATCGCGCTCACATCGTCGGACCGGCTTTCGCCGGTCTGATGGTTTTTGTGGCGCTTTTCGCCGCGCTGCTCCCGCTTGCGGCGGCCGAGGAACAGACGCCCGAGGTGCTTCGCACGGTGACGATCCGTGAAAAGCTCGGCGACGACATCGATCTGTCGCGCGCGTTCACCGATCACACCGGCGCGCCGGTGACCCTGGCCCAGTACGTTGCCGACGGCAAACCCGTGCTGCTGACGCTCAACTACTACGAGTGCCCGATGCTCTGCACGCTCATGCTCAACAGCCTCGTGCGCGGTGTGAGCGAACTGCGCTGGAAGCCCGGCGACCGTTACCGCATGGTGACGATCAGCATCGATCCCGACGAGACGCCCGCCCTCGCCGCGGCCAAGCGCGCGAGCCACTTGACGATGCTGGGCATGGGCGACGACGTGGACTGGAGCTTTCTGGTCGGAACGAAAGAGAACATCGACGCCCTCGCAAACGCGATCGGATTCGAATACACCTTCGACGAGAAAACCGCGCAATACGCCCACCCGGCGGCCTTATTTTTCATCTCACGTTCCGGCAAGGTTGCGCGCTATCTTTACGGAATCGAATACGCGGCTCGCGATCTGAAGTTCGCGATCGTCGAGACGTCCGAGGGTCGGGCGGGCTCGCCGATCGACAAACTGATCCTGAGCTGTTTTCACTACGATTCCACCGTCGGGGCGTACGGCCCGTGGGCCATGGGCGCCATGCGGCTCGGCGGAGGAGCGGGGGCGACATTGCTCGCCCTCTTTCTGTTCGTGATGTGGCGTCGCGAGTCCCGATCGCGGCGCATGGAGGGTCTCGCGTGAATACCGCGTCCTGGCTCGGCGCCGTGTCGAACGCCCTGGTGGCCGAGGCGCCCAAAGGCACCTTCTGGCTTCCGCCGGCGGCATCGACGACGGCGCACAACACCGACAGCCTGTTCTATTTCATCTACTACCTGTCGCTCTTTTTCTTCGTCGTCATCATGGCGGTGATGGTCGCCTTCGCGGTGCGTTACCGACGGCGAAAGGCAGGCGAGAAGACGGCGGATATCCACGGTCACCGAAACCTGGAAATCGCCTGGAGCGTGATTCCCGGAATCCTGCTCATGGTGATCTTCTTCTGGGGCTTCACCGGCTTTATGGATCTCGCGGTGCCTCCGGCGAACGCGCTGGACATTCGCGTGACGGGCCAAAAGTGGGCGTGGGCCTTCGACTACCCCGAGGGCATCAACTCGAACGAGCTCGTCGTCCCCGCCGGTAAGCCCGTCCGGCTGACGATGTCGTCCAAGGACGTCATTCACAGCTTCTACGTGCCGGACTTCCGCATCAAGCGCGATGTGCTGCCGAACCGCTACACGGTCCTTTGGTTCGAAGCGCCGCAGCCGGGAGAGCACACGGTGTTTTGCACCGAATACTGCGGCGCGCAGCACTCGGGCATGCTGACCAAGGTCAAGGTCCTCGCGCAGGCCGACTACGACGCGTGGATCGCCTCGGGCGGCGGGCTCGGACAAGGGCTGTCGCCGGTGGAACTCGGCCAGAAGCTCTTTCAGTCGAAGGGGTGCGTCGCGTGCCATTCGGTCGATGGAAACCCGATGGTCGGTCCCACGCTCAAGGACATCTACGGTCACGAGGTCGAACTCGCCGACGGCACGAAGGTGATGGCCGACGACAACTACATCCGCCAGTCGCTGATGGATCCCGCCTCGCAGGTCGTCAAGGGATTCGCGCCCGTCATGCCGACCTTCAAGGGCATGCTCAAGGATCAGGAAGTGAACGCCCTGATCGACTACATGAAAACCCTTTCGGCCCAGCCGGGAGCGCACTGACGCCATGACCACCACCGTCATCGACGCAACCACGCACGTCGGCGGCCACGCGGGCCACGCGCACGCCGACGACAACTACCTGACCTCGCACAAGGGCTTTTTGTCCTGGGCGTTCACCCTCGATCACAAGCGCATCGGGCTCATGTACCTGGGCTCGATCCTCTTCTTCTTCATGATCGGCGGGCTGCTGGCTCTCGGGGTGCGTCTCGAACTGCTGACGCCCAAAGGCGACGTGTTCACCGACAACACCTACAACAAGGTGTTCACGCTGCACGGCGCGGTGATGGTCTTCCTGTTCATCGTGCCGTCGATCCCCGCGTCGTTCGGCAACTTCTTCCTGCCGCTCATGCTCGGCGCGAAGGACGTCGCATTCCCCCGGCTCAACCTGCTGTCGTTCCACATCTATTTCTGGGGCGCGTTGATCCTCGTGTACTCGATCATCACGGGCTCCATCGACACGGGCTGGACCTTTTACACTCCCTACTCCACTCAGTCCTCTTCCTCCGTCATTTCGGCGACCTTCGGCGTCTTCGTCCTCGGGTTCTCGTCGATTCTGACCGGGCTCAACTTCATCGTCACCGTGCACAAGATGCGCGCGCCGGGGCAAAACTGGTTCCGGTTGCCGCTCTTCATCTGGGCGATTTACTCGACGTCGATCATCCAGGTGCTCGCCACGCCGGTCATCGCGATCACCCTCTTTCTGCTCATCGTCGAGAAGGCGCTGGGCATCGGCATCTTCGATCCCACGATGGGCGGCGACCCGGTGCTCTATCAGCACTTCTTCTGGTTCTATTCGCACCCGGTCGTGTACGTCATGATCCTGCCGGCCTTCGGCGTCATCAGCGAACTCATCACCGTCAACTCGCGCAAGAACATCTTCGGCTACAAGGCCATCGCGTTCTCGAGCGTGGCCATCGCATTCATCGGCTTCCTCGTATGGGGACACCATCTTTTCGTCAGCGGACAGAGCCAGCTCGCCGGAGCGATCTTCTCGTTCCTGACCTTCTTTGTCGCCGTGCCGACCGCCATCAAGGTCTTTTCGTGGGTCGCCACGATGTACAAGGGCTCCATCGAGTTCACGACGGGCATGGTTTACGCGCTGATTTTCCTGTTCGTCTTCTCGATCGGCGGCCTCACCGGCCTGTTCCTCGGCTCGCTCGCCACCGACGTCCACCTGCACGACACGTATTTCGTCGTCGCGCACTTCCACTACGTCATGATGGGCGGCGTGCTGATGTCGCTGCTCGGCGCGCTCCACCACTGGTGGCCCAAGATGTTCGGCCGCACGTACAACCACACGCTTTCGCTGGTGGCCGCGGCGCTCGTCTTCATCGGGTTCAACATGACCTTCATGGCGCAGTTCGTGATCGGCACCCGCGGAATGCCGCGCCGCTACCACGCATATCTGCCCGAGTTCACGCTCGGCCATCAAATCAGTTCGCTCGGGTCGGTCATCCTCGCCGCGGGACTTTTCCTGACGCTCGGCTACTTCATCCATTCTCTGTTCAAGGGCGCGAAGGCCGAGGACAACCCGTGGCACGGCAAGTCGCTCGAATGGGCGACGGCTACGCCGCCGATCACGCACAACTTCCACCAGACGCCGATCGTCACGTCGGGGCCCTACGACTTCGACGAGATTGAACGCCACGTTTAAGGACGAAAGGACCGCCACGATGGCCCAGGATACGCATGCGGCCCATCCGCCATACCTCGCCCACCACTTCGTCTCGACCAGCCAACAGGCGTCGGCGGCGAAGATGGGCATGTGGCTCTTCCTCGGGCAGGAGATCCTGTTTTTCAGCGGGCTCTTCCTCGCGTACTCGGCGTACCGCTACCTCTACCCCCAGACCTTTCTGCACGCGCACGAGTACCTGAACGTTCCGATGGGCGCGTTCAACACCTTCGTGCTCATCACGAGTTCGCTCACCATGGCGCTCGCGGTGCGCGCGGCGCAGCTCTCCCAAAAGCGCGCGCTCATCGTGAACCTGATCCTGACGATCGCGTTCGCGTGCGTGTTTCTCGTGGTCAAGTACTTCGAGTACAGCCACAAGTTCCACGCGGGGCTGCTGCCGGGCAAGTACTTCACGGCGGGCGGCATCGACGGCGTTCCGCACATCTTCTTCGGCCTTTACTTCGTGATGACCGGGCTGCACGGCATCCACGTGCTCGCCGGCATCATCGTGCTGGTCTGGATTCTGCTGCGCTCGATGAAGGGCGAATTCGGCCACCGGTACTACACGCCGGTCGAAAACGTCGGCCTCTACTGGCATCTCGTCGATCTGATCTGGATCTTCCTCTTCCCTCTGCTTTACCTCGTGAAGTAGTGAACGGGAGCCACGCATGAGCCACGCCCACGATCCCGCGCTCGACGTCATCCACGAGGAACACGGCGAGCACCACGTGCTTCCGCTGTGGATCTATCTCGCCGTGTACGGCGCGCTGCTCGCGCTCACCTTCGTCACGGTCGGCGTTTCGTACCTGGACCTCGGCACCACGGCCATCGTCGCGGCGCTCACCGTCGCCATCGTCAAGGCGTCGCTCGTCGCCGGCTACTTCATGCACCTGCGTTACGACGACCGCTTCAACAGCCTCATCTTCGTCGCGTCGATCCTGTTTATGGTGCTGTTCTTCTCGTTCGTCTTCATCGACCTGACCTCGCGCGGGCTCATCAACCCGGTCGAGGACAACTTCGTGCTGCGCAAAGATCAGGGAAAGACGGAACAGCAGCTCAAGGCGACCAAGCCCGCCGCCGAGCGCGGCGAAGCCGCGCCCCCCTGACGTATACCGTCAGCGTGACGGGGACTTGGGTGCCACGCTCTTGCGCGCAAGCGCAAGGGTGTGCGCCGGTGCGTCACCCATGCCCTGTTCAGGAATTCAGGCGGTAGATCAGCAGCAGGCCGCGCAGGGTGAGGTCGTCGTCGACCTCATCGATCGTCTCGGACTCTTCGCACACGAGCCGCGCGAGCCCACCCGTGGCGATCACCGCGACGTCGCCGCCCAGCTCCGCCGTCTGTCGGCGCACCAGCGCGTCCACCATGCCGACGTAGCCGAAGTAGATTCCCGCCTGGATGCTCTGCGTGGTGTTCTTGCCGATCACCGTTTTCGGATTCGCGAACTGCACGCTCGGGAGCTTCGACGTCTGAGAGAAGAGCGCGTTCATCGAAATGCCGATGCCCGGCGCGATGGCCCCCCCCAGGTATTCGCCCTTGGCCGAGACCGCGTCGAAGGTCGTCGCCGTGCCGAAATCGACCACGACCAGCGCCCGTCGATATTTCTGGTACGCGGCGACGGCGTTGACGATGCGGTCCGCGCCCACCTCGCGCGGGTTGTCGTACAGGATCGGCATGCCGGTCTTGACGCCGGGCCCGACGAAGAGAGCGGGGATTCGAAAGTAGCTCTCCGAGAGTTGCCGAAAAGTGCTTTCGAGCGACGGCACGACGCACGAGACGATGACGCCGTCGATGTCGCCGACCTCGAGACCGCGGTGCTCGAACAGCTCGCTCACGAGAATGCCGTACTCGTCCGCCGTCTGGTCGCGGCGGGTTGAAAGACGCCACGACGCGATCAGATCGTCGTCGCGGTATACGCCGAAGACGATGTTGGTGTTGCCGATATCGATGACGAAAAGGGACATCACTCCACCCGCCAGGACACGACATCGCCGGAGTAAATCGCCCGCGATCCCGTATCGGTTTGAACGATCAGCGCGCCGTCGGCGGCCAGATCGACCGCACGCCCCTCGACGATCTCCGCGCTGTCGAGTCGAACCCGGTAACGCACTCCAGGCAGCGCAGCCCGGTCTCTCCAGTCGGCGACGATCCGTCCGACGTCCGCCGCGAGGTGGTTATATCGGCTCAGGAGTTCACGGTAAAGCCGCGCGACGACGACGTTTCGGTCGAACGTGCGACCGGTCGCGATCGCAAGCGAAGTCGCCGATTCGCGAAGCTCCGGCCCCAAGTCATCATGGGTCGCGTTGACGTTGAGCCCGATGCCCACCACGACGCGGGATGCATCCGGCGCAAAGACGGATTCGCATAGGATTCCGCACAGCTTGCGACCGCCGAGGAACACGTCGTTGGGCCATTTGAGAAACGGACGGACGCCCGCGAGCGACTCGGCGGCATCGGCCACGGCGAGCCCCGCCGCGTACACCAGCATGCCCGCGGGGCTCGGCGGCGCATCGACGAGAATGGATGCGTACACGTTTTGCCCCGGCGGCGAGACCCACGCGCGTTCGCGCCGCCCGCGCCCGCCGGACTGGGAGTCGGCGACGACGAGATCGCCGCGGCCGGCGTCGCCCGCGCGAGCGCGCTCGGCCATCCAGCGGTTGGTGGAATCGACGCACTCGAGCACGGTCACGTGGTGACGGACCGCGACCGCGTCATCCGCGAGCTGCGCCGCGATGGCCTCGGCGCAAAGCGCGTTCATGCGCGAACGATCTTGAAGTTTATGTCGGCCGCGACGACGGAGTGCGTGAGCGCGCCGATGGAGATGAGATCGACGCCGCTTCGGGCCACAGAGCGCACGTTTGCGAGCGTGACGTTGCCGCTGGCTTCGGTGAGCACGCGGCCGTCGACGCGGCGCACGCACGCCGCCAGTTCATCCGGCGTCATATTGTCGAGCAACAGCCGCGTCGCGCCCGCATCGATTGCGGGGTCGATCTCGTCGAGTCGCCGGATCTCGACGATCACCGGCGCGCCCGCGGCCGCGACGGACGCCCGCGATACCGCGCGACCGATGTCGCCCACGGCATCGAGATGATTGTCTTTGATGAGCACCGCGTCGAACAGCCCGAATCGGTGATTCACCCCGCCGCCGCAGGCCACCGCGTATTTCTGCGCGTTTCGCCACAGCGGAATCGTCTTGCGCGTGTCGGTGATTCGGGCACGAGTCCCTGCCACGGCGTTTACGTATGCGGCGGTCGCGGTGGCGATGCCGGAGAGGTGCTGGAGCAGATTCAGTGCGAGGCGCTCGGCCGCCAGCAGCGCACGCATCGGTCCCTCGGCCCGCGCGAATTCGTCGCCGGTCGCCGCGCGACCGCCGTCGGGCACGAGTTGTGTCCACGCGCACTCGCCGCCGATCTCCTCGAATACGGCCCGGGCATATGGCGAACCCGCGACGACGAGAGGCGTCTTCGCGCGAAATGTCCCCACGGCGCGAAGCCCGGCCTCGATGGTGCTCGTCGTGGTGATGTCGCCCGTTCCGAGATCTTCGGCGATGGCTTCGCGGATCCGGCGGCGTTCGTCGGGCGTGAGTTCGTGCAACCTGAGTTCGTGCAATTTCAGTTCGTGCGGCATGGGCTTCAACGGATCAGGACTTGCCCATCTCCTTGCGGACGGCCTCGACGATCTGCGGCATCAGGCGCTTCAGCTCCTGCTGCACTGACGTCACGATGACTTTTTTGATCTGCGTACGCGCGGCTTCGGTGAGCTTCTGGTCGAGCATGCGCGCGGCGAGTTCCTCCAGGCGCGCTTGCGGAATGCCGACCCCCGCGTCGAGCCCGCCGACCGGAGTCGCATCTTCGCCGAACGAGACTTTGGGTAACGACGCACCGTCGGCCGTCCCGAATCCGTGCTCGAAGACAACGCCGTCGTGACGGTCGAACCCGCTCGGAGCGTCGATCGGCCCCCTCGGCGCACCGGTTACGAACGGATCTCGATCGAGCTGCGGCGTTCCACGCTCGACTTCGAATCCGGTGCTAGCGGGTTCCGAGGGACGAAGACCGAGTTCGATCGTCGTCTCGCCGGTGGCCGCGCGCGACGAGAGCGACTCGTGCTTGTCGATGAGTTGGCGCAGCTTGTTGCCCAGCACCGCGACCGGCGAAGGCCACTTGAGAATGTCGTCCACGCCCGCGTCGCGAATGAGCGCCATTTCGGGCGGATTGTCGGCATAAGTGAGCAGCAAAAAGACCATCGAGCTCTGGCCGAGATCGAGCTTCAGTTTGCGCGTGAGTTCGATATAGGCGTCGATATCGACGCGCCCGTCGCACACGATCAGCGCCGGTTCCTGCTGGCCGAGGGCCGCGAGGGCTTCGCGCGCATTCTTGAGGTGCCAGATCTTGAACCACCCGCTGTCGAGCGCGCTCTCGATGCTTTTCACAAGCTGAAGATCTCGAGTGACCACCATCACGAATTGCATGTCGTGTTCCCCCGTTCGGCGACGCATTTCCGCGCGCGGCGCCGTGCGGATATGAATGATTTCCCGACTCAAACGGACATCGGCGCCGATCTGTCTCGACGCCGATGCGGATTTTCAATCGTTCGCGGGACGAATCTTTCCCGTCGGGATCAGGCGCAACCGCACCCGCCGCCGCGGAAGGTCTCGTCCAGAATCTCCTCGATGTCGCCCGGCTTGCCGATCGGATGATCGTCGCAGGTGTCCTCTTCCTCGTTGCACTCGAGGTTCTCCGGCTCGCAGGGATCGCCCGAGCTCACGCACTCATCCGCGTCTTCATCGCACGATTCGTCGCCGTTGCAGAACAGGCCGTCGTCGCCGCAATCCGGCTCTTCGTGATGCTGACACGAATCCGAAAGCTCGTCGCAATACTCTTCGCCGTTGCACCACTGGCCGTCGTCGAGGCACGCGGGCGGGTTCTGGTGCTTGCACTCGTCCGCCGCCGTGTCGCAGAACTCCTCGCCGTTGCACCACAGTTCGTCATCGGGGCACAGTTCGCTGGTGTCGCCCTCGATGCACAGGGCGTCCACGCACGTCTCCTCGCCGTTGCAAAAAACGCCGTCGTCGCACTCTTCGTCGGATTCGCAAGAGACGGTGCTCACGTCGTCGATGATCCAGTAGTTGCCGAAACCCGCATACGGTCCGATGATCTTGACGAACTCCATGTCCTCGGACTCGACGGTGAGCGTGCCCATCGTGTCGACGTCGAGGCTCGGGTCGCCGGTCGCCTCGTCCACCGCGATACCGAGGTTGTTGTAGGCCACCAGGCGAATTGTGTCGGCCGACGAATAGCGCATGCCGAAGAAGGTCGCGCCGAGCGGGAAGTTGATGCGCCCCTCGTGCTGATTCGGCCCGAGCCATGCGAAGAAGTTTCCGAACGAGTAGTACGGACCGTCGGGGTACGGGCCCCAGTAATCGCCCGTGCGCCAGTCGCCGTAGATCCAGTTGGCGCCGCCGGTCATCACGAAAACAATCCCGGGTTCGGGGCTTTGCACGGTGAGTCCGTCGCCGCCGTCCTCGAAATCGTAGCTGCCGGCCAGCGCGATCGAAGCCGTCAGCACGGCCGTCAAGACGAGCGCGAATGCCGCGCCACGCACACCCATTACGCGATTCGATTTCATGTCATCGCCTCGTAAAATTCAAACGTCAGCACGTGGGACCGACCAGGTTTGGAGTCGACTGGAAGCAGTACGAGTCCATCGAGG is a genomic window containing:
- a CDS encoding quinol:cytochrome C oxidoreductase — its product is MSHAHAKTLSADRIRIPDGHVWHKLPIIGLVVGVLGLGASFALGSGDMKQFYHSYLVAFCFFLSIALGGFFFVLVQYLARAGWSVVVRRTAENLMGTLPVFALLFIPIALGMHDLYHWTHEEAVAADHLLQGKSPFLNTGFFLVRAAIYFVVWAGASWYFRGRSIAQDESGDKETTRKTQAVAAPALMLYALSQTFASIDWLMSLDPHWYSTMFGVYFFSGSLVAVIGSLSAVSLVMKRMGLLAEVITAEHYHDLGKLLFGFTVFWAYIAFSQFFLIWYGNIPEETLWFHHRLEGSWKSFTLFLAGGHFVVPFFILINRTIKRIPATLLIMALWMLGMHYLDLYWLVMPILHPHGVHFALVDVTTFVGIGGFFFGAFAWLTKRAALVPHRDPRLHESLRFENA
- a CDS encoding SCO family protein translates to MIATHVNYRAHIVGPAFAGLMVFVALFAALLPLAAAEEQTPEVLRTVTIREKLGDDIDLSRAFTDHTGAPVTLAQYVADGKPVLLTLNYYECPMLCTLMLNSLVRGVSELRWKPGDRYRMVTISIDPDETPALAAAKRASHLTMLGMGDDVDWSFLVGTKENIDALANAIGFEYTFDEKTAQYAHPAALFFISRSGKVARYLYGIEYAARDLKFAIVETSEGRAGSPIDKLILSCFHYDSTVGAYGPWAMGAMRLGGGAGATLLALFLFVMWRRESRSRRMEGLA
- a CDS encoding cbb3-type cytochrome c oxidase subunit I, whose product is MTTTVIDATTHVGGHAGHAHADDNYLTSHKGFLSWAFTLDHKRIGLMYLGSILFFFMIGGLLALGVRLELLTPKGDVFTDNTYNKVFTLHGAVMVFLFIVPSIPASFGNFFLPLMLGAKDVAFPRLNLLSFHIYFWGALILVYSIITGSIDTGWTFYTPYSTQSSSSVISATFGVFVLGFSSILTGLNFIVTVHKMRAPGQNWFRLPLFIWAIYSTSIIQVLATPVIAITLFLLIVEKALGIGIFDPTMGGDPVLYQHFFWFYSHPVVYVMILPAFGVISELITVNSRKNIFGYKAIAFSSVAIAFIGFLVWGHHLFVSGQSQLAGAIFSFLTFFVAVPTAIKVFSWVATMYKGSIEFTTGMVYALIFLFVFSIGGLTGLFLGSLATDVHLHDTYFVVAHFHYVMMGGVLMSLLGALHHWWPKMFGRTYNHTLSLVAAALVFIGFNMTFMAQFVIGTRGMPRRYHAYLPEFTLGHQISSLGSVILAAGLFLTLGYFIHSLFKGAKAEDNPWHGKSLEWATATPPITHNFHQTPIVTSGPYDFDEIERHV
- a CDS encoding cytochrome c oxidase subunit 3 family protein, with amino-acid sequence MAQDTHAAHPPYLAHHFVSTSQQASAAKMGMWLFLGQEILFFSGLFLAYSAYRYLYPQTFLHAHEYLNVPMGAFNTFVLITSSLTMALAVRAAQLSQKRALIVNLILTIAFACVFLVVKYFEYSHKFHAGLLPGKYFTAGGIDGVPHIFFGLYFVMTGLHGIHVLAGIIVLVWILLRSMKGEFGHRYYTPVENVGLYWHLVDLIWIFLFPLLYLVK
- a CDS encoding cytochrome C oxidase subunit IV family protein gives rise to the protein MSHAHDPALDVIHEEHGEHHVLPLWIYLAVYGALLALTFVTVGVSYLDLGTTAIVAALTVAIVKASLVAGYFMHLRYDDRFNSLIFVASILFMVLFFSFVFIDLTSRGLINPVEDNFVLRKDQGKTEQQLKATKPAAERGEAAPP
- a CDS encoding type III pantothenate kinase, coding for MSLFVIDIGNTNIVFGVYRDDDLIASWRLSTRRDQTADEYGILVSELFEHRGLEVGDIDGVIVSCVVPSLESTFRQLSESYFRIPALFVGPGVKTGMPILYDNPREVGADRIVNAVAAYQKYRRALVVVDFGTATTFDAVSAKGEYLGGAIAPGIGISMNALFSQTSKLPSVQFANPKTVIGKNTTQSIQAGIYFGYVGMVDALVRRQTAELGGDVAVIATGGLARLVCEESETIDEVDDDLTLRGLLLIYRLNS
- a CDS encoding biotin--[acetyl-CoA-carboxylase] ligase — protein: MNALCAEAIAAQLADDAVAVRHHVTVLECVDSTNRWMAERARAGDAGRGDLVVADSQSGGRGRRERAWVSPPGQNVYASILVDAPPSPAGMLVYAAGLAVADAAESLAGVRPFLKWPNDVFLGGRKLCGILCESVFAPDASRVVVGIGLNVNATHDDLGPELRESATSLAIATGRTFDRNVVVARLYRELLSRYNHLAADVGRIVADWRDRAALPGVRYRVRLDSAEIVEGRAVDLAADGALIVQTDTGSRAIYSGDVVSWRVE
- the nadC gene encoding carboxylating nicotinate-nucleotide diphosphorylase: MPHELKLHELRLHELTPDERRRIREAIAEDLGTGDITTTSTIEAGLRAVGTFRAKTPLVVAGSPYARAVFEEIGGECAWTQLVPDGGRAATGDEFARAEGPMRALLAAERLALNLLQHLSGIATATAAYVNAVAGTRARITDTRKTIPLWRNAQKYAVACGGGVNHRFGLFDAVLIKDNHLDAVGDIGRAVSRASVAAAGAPVIVEIRRLDEIDPAIDAGATRLLLDNMTPDELAACVRRVDGRVLTEASGNVTLANVRSVARSGVDLISIGALTHSVVAADINFKIVRA